From one Bacillus sp. FJAT-42376 genomic stretch:
- the prfA gene encoding peptide chain release factor 1 has translation MLDRLQAVEERYEKLNQLLMDPDIISDTNKLREYSKEQSDLSDTVEAYREYKAVREQIADAKAMLDEKLDGDMREMVKEELSELQEQEVSLNDKLKLLLVPKDPNDNKNVIMEIRGAAGGDEAALFAADLYRMYSKYAEAQGWKTEVMEASSSGVGGYKEIIFMLNGKGAYSKMKFENGAHRVQRVPETESGGRIHTSTATVACLPEAEEVEVEIHDKDIRVDTFASSGPGGQSVNTTMSAVRLTHLPTMTVVSCQDEKSQIKNKEKAMKVLRARVYDKFQREAQAEYDQNRKLAVGSGDRSERIRTYNFPQNRVTDHRIGLTIQKLDQILEGKLDEVINALIVEDQSSRLEQAEN, from the coding sequence GTGTTAGATCGTTTGCAAGCGGTTGAAGAGCGTTATGAAAAATTAAATCAGCTATTGATGGATCCTGATATTATCAGTGATACCAATAAGCTGAGAGAATATTCAAAAGAACAATCTGATCTGTCTGATACAGTGGAAGCATACAGAGAATATAAAGCAGTAAGAGAGCAAATCGCAGACGCAAAGGCGATGCTTGACGAAAAGCTTGATGGCGATATGCGCGAAATGGTAAAGGAAGAGCTATCTGAGCTGCAGGAGCAGGAAGTATCCTTAAATGATAAATTGAAGCTTCTCCTTGTTCCAAAGGATCCAAATGATAACAAAAACGTCATCATGGAAATCCGCGGAGCAGCAGGCGGTGATGAAGCGGCTTTGTTTGCTGCCGATCTATACAGAATGTACAGCAAATATGCGGAGGCCCAAGGCTGGAAAACCGAAGTAATGGAAGCAAGCTCATCGGGTGTCGGCGGCTATAAAGAAATTATCTTTATGCTGAACGGCAAAGGTGCCTATTCCAAAATGAAGTTTGAAAACGGAGCCCACCGCGTACAGCGTGTACCTGAAACCGAGTCCGGCGGCCGGATTCACACGTCCACTGCGACAGTCGCCTGCCTGCCTGAGGCAGAAGAAGTGGAAGTGGAAATTCACGATAAGGACATCCGTGTGGATACCTTCGCTTCCAGCGGACCGGGTGGACAAAGTGTTAATACAACGATGTCTGCCGTCCGTCTGACTCACCTTCCGACCATGACCGTTGTAAGCTGTCAGGATGAAAAATCCCAGATTAAAAACAAAGAAAAAGCCATGAAGGTTCTCCGTGCCCGTGTTTATGACAAATTTCAGCGCGAAGCACAGGCTGAGTATGATCAAAACCGCAAGCTTGCTGTCGGTTCCGGGGACCGTTCTGAACGGATCCGTACGTATAACTTTCCGCAAAACCGGGTGACAGACCACCGCATCGGTCTGACCATCCAGAAACTTGATCAGATCCTTGAAGGAAAGCTTGATGAAGTCATCAATGCCCTGATCGTCGAGGATCAGTCCAGCAGACTGGAACAGGCGGAAAACTAA
- a CDS encoding helix-turn-helix transcriptional regulator: protein MTVKKAESFLPLTHTTYFILLALFSPLHGYGIMKAVEEMSEGTVKLGPGTLYGALGKLEKQQLIEKYGNSLLDQKKNYRLTKLGKETVRLEYIRLETVTRISRKVLNSLEGVDYDEKSL from the coding sequence ATGACCGTGAAGAAAGCAGAAAGCTTTTTGCCTCTTACTCATACAACGTATTTTATTCTGCTCGCTTTATTCAGCCCCTTGCATGGCTATGGCATCATGAAAGCTGTAGAAGAAATGAGCGAAGGAACCGTTAAGCTCGGCCCGGGTACCCTTTACGGGGCATTAGGCAAATTAGAAAAACAGCAATTGATTGAAAAATACGGAAATTCCCTTTTAGACCAAAAAAAGAACTATCGTTTAACGAAGCTTGGGAAAGAAACGGTCCGGCTCGAGTATATCCGTTTAGAAACAGTCACAAGAATCAGCCGGAAGGTTTTAAACAGTCTCGAAGGAGTGGATTATGATGAAAAAAGTCTTTAA
- a CDS encoding DUF2812 domain-containing protein → MMKKVFKLYFAWADDAEAKWLTSMSKKGWGLKSYKWGLYTFEKITPANYIYRLDYQASLKDDREEYYSIFHEAGWEHAAEFNGWQYFRRPAEDHAETPDIYSDLPSKVQKYHSLSLLIFLLTLPALGIFLSIILPSDYGSVNAVKWIFPLCLAFNLIAIGCLQLKRRSLMKNPLS, encoded by the coding sequence ATGATGAAAAAAGTCTTTAAACTTTATTTTGCCTGGGCCGATGATGCTGAAGCAAAATGGCTGACCAGCATGTCAAAAAAGGGATGGGGCTTGAAAAGCTATAAATGGGGCCTGTACACGTTCGAAAAAATCACACCTGCGAACTACATATACAGGCTTGACTATCAGGCTTCCTTAAAAGATGATCGGGAGGAATACTATTCGATTTTTCATGAAGCAGGTTGGGAACATGCGGCTGAGTTCAATGGATGGCAGTATTTTCGCAGACCGGCAGAGGATCATGCTGAAACACCCGACATCTATTCTGATCTTCCCTCCAAAGTCCAAAAATACCATTCCCTTTCGCTGCTTATTTTCCTTCTCACTTTACCAGCCCTGGGAATCTTTTTATCCATCATCCTTCCTTCTGATTATGGCAGTGTGAACGCCGTGAAATGGATTTTTCCTTTATGTCTTGCCTTTAACTTGATTGCCATCGGATGTTTGCAGCTGAAAAGAAGAAGTTTGATGAAAAACCCCCTGTCTTGA
- a CDS encoding VOC family protein, whose product MITHIHHTAIICSNYEISKAFYVHTLGCKIIKETYRKERDSYKLDLSVGDSGQIELFSFPDPPLRPTQPEARGLRHLAFGTDDIEAAIGTLSSKGVECEPVRVDELTGKRFTFFRDPDNLPLELYEV is encoded by the coding sequence ATGATTACCCATATTCACCACACGGCCATTATTTGTTCCAACTACGAAATATCCAAAGCTTTTTACGTCCATACGCTCGGATGCAAAATCATAAAAGAAACCTACCGGAAAGAAAGAGACTCCTACAAGCTGGACCTTTCCGTCGGAGATTCCGGACAAATCGAGCTGTTCTCCTTTCCTGACCCTCCTCTCCGCCCCACTCAGCCGGAAGCACGGGGGTTAAGACATCTCGCTTTTGGCACCGATGATATAGAAGCCGCCATTGGGACGCTCTCTTCAAAAGGTGTGGAATGTGAACCGGTCCGGGTAGACGAACTCACCGGAAAACGGTTTACCTTTTTCCGGGATCCCGACAATTTGCCGCTTGAGCTGTACGAAGTCTAA
- a CDS encoding MerR family transcriptional regulator, protein MNTAAVAKELGVSTKTVQRWVKQLGLPMERNELGHYHFREEDLDTLKSVREQLQNGVLLQDIKAETIPASEPDTPAPSSPPNDADARVAELESRLTLMEQKLNHKADAVVSYQLLQHRREMEELNRKIQKIEQTIDILFAQLPDAQQEPVLMFENQKMNKRKGLLRSIFSL, encoded by the coding sequence ATGAACACTGCTGCCGTTGCAAAAGAACTTGGGGTTTCCACTAAAACCGTTCAGCGCTGGGTCAAACAGCTGGGACTGCCAATGGAACGTAACGAGCTTGGACACTATCATTTCCGGGAAGAGGATTTAGACACCCTAAAAAGCGTGAGGGAGCAGCTCCAGAACGGCGTGCTCCTGCAAGATATAAAAGCAGAAACCATACCAGCATCTGAACCTGACACACCTGCCCCCTCTTCACCGCCAAATGATGCAGACGCAAGGGTCGCTGAGCTTGAGAGCCGCCTGACCCTAATGGAACAAAAATTAAACCATAAGGCCGATGCCGTCGTATCCTATCAGCTCCTTCAGCACCGCAGAGAAATGGAAGAACTCAATCGAAAAATCCAAAAAATCGAGCAAACCATCGATATTCTTTTTGCCCAGCTCCCCGATGCCCAGCAGGAACCTGTGCTCATGTTTGAAAACCAGAAGATGAACAAGCGAAAAGGACTGTTGCGGTCTATTTTTAGTCTGTAA